ACTATGGTCAAGGGCTGTTGGGGAGCACTTGGCAATAGAAAGTTATCGggagaaggccgggcacggtgactcatgcctgtaatccccaccgcctgtaatcccagcactttgggaggccgaggcgggcagatcacgaggtcaggagatcaagaccatcctggctaacacagtgaaacccagtctctactaaaaaatacaaaaaattagccgggcatggtggcaagtgcctgtagtcccagctacttggaaggctgaggcaggagaatggtgtgaacccgggaggcagagcttgcagtgagccgagatcgcaccactgtactccagcctgggtgacagagtgagactccatctcaaaaaaaaaaaaaaaaaagaaaagaaaaaaaaaagaaagaaagttattgGGAGAAGGGGCTGGGTGGTCACAGAATCCAGGATCTGGGGAATCAGTGGGAGATGCTGAGATAAGGGGCTGAATCACTGGGGATCAGCGGGGCTGCCGGGTGCAGGGGCTGGGGTGGTAAGTGGAgttgagggaaggaagaggaactAGAACGTCATTAGGAGAGGGAGCAGGAGCTATAGACATGGACATCGTTGAGAacaggggctggggaaaggaaTTAGCTGGGGAACAAGGAAAGAAGGACAGGGGCTGGGGGATGTCCATCCACTCTTTCACTAAGTTGTGTGCAGTGGTAATGGTAGTCAAGCACTCAGCTCAGGCACTTTTCCTCCTGCTGCAGGAGTTAGGCCAGGGAGCTGATGTTGGGGATGAGGGTTCTGGGTGGGAGTGGAAGTGCCTGCCAGAGCCTCACCTTCAGCCTGCCCAGCCGAGCCTTCAGTCTTGGATGGTGTTGtcaattttttcctcctctgcttcTTCACCATGGGAGAAGGAGGGGGTTCCCGACTCAGGGGGCTCAGGTCTCCAGATGGGGTACAGTCTTAGGGAGGAAGACACAGCTGCCTCAGTAGCCCCCTCCACAGATTTCCTGATTTCTTGATAGCCTGTCTCATTCCCTGAACTAGCTTTGGCATTTTAGGGCTCCCCTCCTCAACTGTCCCTCTCCAGGAGTTCCCCCTTGATCATTCCTGGGGATGCAGGGAGATGAGAGGTTTAGAGTCAGTCCTGCACTCagatcctggttctgccacttactggcctTAAGACCTTGAGCAAGGCACTTAatcttctgagcctcagtttctttatctctgAAATAGGGGTAATAATCTTGACCTGACAAAACTGTTGTAAGGATCATTTGTTTACAATGTTATTtgcatactatatatatatattttttttcaaacatgtCAAACATGGCTGACTATGTACTAGACAATATTCTCAGTTTGTTTAAACCTCAAAGCAACCCTCTGAGGTAGAAACTATTatctccatgttacagatgaggaaactgaggcacggagaggtcaagtaacttgcccatgtGGCAAGCCAGGATTCAAGCTCAGGCAGTTGACGTTAGAGTCCACTTGTCTTAACCATTATGATAGACATGGTATGATTGAACTTATTCATGTGTGGGGCTCCATGTGTTCACTCATGCATTTATTCCAGCCTCCAAGCCTTCACCCCATATTCATTTCCCACACTCATCCTATTTGGGTGTGGAAGACAGCAGATGGAAGGTCATCCCCACTGACCCGTGCTGAGGGCTCGGGCCAAATTCCGGTCTGGCTTCAGCAGGTGTTTGGATGTCTGATCTGGTGGTGGCTGCAGGGAACTGGGGCTGGGGCTAGGGCTTGGCATGGGAGTAGTGGCTTCTGTCGGAAGAAGATGAAACCTCAGTGAGCCTCTTTCTTCTGGCCCCATTCCTTATGTGGTCCCTCTTTATCACCCAGCTTCCTACTCGCCCAGTGCCAGCCCCCTCTTCCCTCTTACCCCTCTTtttccccagccctggcccctctTCTGCTCCTATGTCATAAACCTTACTCACCCAGGCCTTCACCCATCTGGACAGTGCTCATGTCCTTGACGAGCCCGTTAATGCTGGCTGAGGGGCCAAAGGCAGAGATGGCCCTCGGGGGCCGCTTGCCCGGGACTTTGACTGTTGTTCGCAGCAAGTCCATCTCCTTGCCGTGGGTACTGTGGATGTAATCCTGGAGGGGTACAGGGCCGAGAGTGTAGGGAAGGTTGGGGTCCTTGGTATGCTGGGAAGCAGTCAACATGGTACAGAATAGAGAGGGACTGGGGAGGGGTCTTGGGGGCCAAATGGGTTGTGATGAACATCTAGGGGATGGGCCCATCAGACTTGGCCCAGCAATTGTCTCCTCCAGAAAGCGTTCCCTTCCTGGGTGCTCTCCCACTAGACTGCAAGTTCCTGGGGCAATGTATTTACCTTTACATTCCTGGCATGGGCACATGGTGGGCTCTTAACACATGCCTGCTAAACTTAAGAGAAGAGGACTAGCACTTCCTAGAAATGAGGTTAGTGCTTTGTCAGAGGCATAGACAGGTAGAACTTGAGGGAAATCCAAAGCTGGCCAATGTGGCCCAGTCTCTGCCACTCACGTTAATACTGGGGTGGTAGAGTAGAAAGCCATTACTGGACAGGGTTACATATTTCTTCTTCCATTCTTTGTTCAAGGAATTGCCACTTCGTTTTAGTAGGAAGCTCTGGAGAAAGGGGAAAGACACATGTGGGAAAAAAGCCAACTAAGACCAGCTGCCCCTAGCCTGTCCCAGCCCCTGGATCACTCACCTGTTTGATGGGGATGGCTCGCCCACTCCCTGTTGTCTCTCCCCGACTATCCAAGCTTCGTTTCTCGGAGTCACTACCCCGACGATTCTGGAATGGTTATTGGAATCAGTTTGAGGATGGATAGAGGGATACACTGATGTGACGATAGGGAAGATAGATGAAGAAGGGCCCAACAGAGGAGTCTAGGGACTAGGGAAGATGGGCAGGTCATGGGGGACAGGAGGATGGGGGTCAGCATGTCCATGTCCAATACCGCAAAAAGGCTGGTCCTGCGCTTGGCTGCCCGGTGCAGGGACCCTGGGGTGCTCAATCCAGCCACTGCAGCTGCCTCGGCTCGGAGCTCCCGGTGACCAACATTCGGTGAGGACGGGAGGGAAGAAGAGTAGTCGCTAGTGTGGCCCCCGTTACTAGCCTGGGCACATATGGAAGAGTCAGCAGAGCTGAGATGCCCCCTACTCCACCAAGCTACACTCATATCTCGTTATGGGGAATTTGAGACATTCCTTGATCACCTCACCATTTATTTATGttgtcattaataatttttaaaatcctcactAACATTGTGACAATGCTTTAAATGTTGTAAAGGTTGATTCACAAGTATTGTGTCATACAATCTTCCTGATAGCCTTGGGAGGTTAGGTGAGTTGCTTAAGGACACTGCAAATGATGTCTCAAATCTGGTTGATTTCCAGTCCAATGCACTTTCTGCCAATAGTTTCACTGCCATTTCCATCTGTTTCCCCACTCCCTGAACCTCCTTGGGTACTCTGTACCTGTCCTAGGATCCCCAGCCCCTCTGCATCTTACCGGCCCCTCTGCAGACTCTGAAACCCCAACTCACCTGGCCAGCTACCGGAGTGGATGCAGCTGAGTGGCTTGGGGAGCTGGGCAGGGACTTGCAGGCAGCCAGAAGCTGTTGCTGCTTGCGCAAGGTCACCACCTTCTGGGCCACTGAGGGGAGTTGACGGAAGGAGGTGTGAGCAGGCCAGATACCCAAGACCACCCTTCCATGCCCAGCTTTGAGAAATCCCCAGTAGACAACACAGGACCCAACTTCCTTGTCACTGTGGCCTCCATGCCACCTGTGGCCTTGCCAGCTCCTCCAGCCCAGAAAGACCTTGCGACTATTAAGCAAAccttctctggcctccctgatctctcctccctcccacaaAGGCTAATTTCCTGTCACTCACAGAGAGAGGCCTGGATGCCTGACCACTGAGAATATCCCAGGCCCCTTGCTCTGGCTTCCCACATATGCTGGAGATCACTACACTCACCCTCCTGGAAGACCCGATCCACATTGAGCCCATAGGTTGCACAAGTCTCATAGTAGCTGCAGCGTTTCATGTCCGCGCACAGAGCTCTGGCACGAGCATCTCCCACCACCCGAGGGGAGGAAGCACTGATCCTGTCTGAGGGGACAGGAAAGGGGCAGGATTGAACAAGGAGCCCCACCTTGTTCGATTTTTCACAATTCCCTTATCCTTGCACTGGGCCCTCAGGCTGGGTCCACTGGGGATGGGGTGTGAGAGATCATCTTTTCTGTGACCAGGTGGAATGGGAGTACATAAGCCCTTTCTGAGTACTGGGCCCAGTTCACACACCTAGCTGggtgagctgtgtgtgtgtgtgtgtgtgtgtgtgtgtcctcaaGGAATACTCCAGAGCTGCTGAGTGGTGCTTCCTGACAAGGTCTACATAGCTGAGACCCAGGCGCGAGCGACAATCACCCTGCCCTGCAAATCCATAGAACCCTGAACTGGTGGGAGGACACCAGCTTGTGAACTAGGAAAAGGTTGGGTGCCCATGGGTCATGGCTGGACTGCCCACTCTGCAGCAAGAAACCAGGATGCAAGCAACAGGTGGAGATAGGCACCAGCAGAACAGGCATCCAGACCAAGTCCCACCAGCTCGACACAGGGGAGTGCTGGAAAAGCATTTCCTGGCCCTGGCAGAGTCTGGGAGCCTCTGAGTCACTTCTCTGAGAACTAAAAGGTTTTCTGCTCTCTTCTTTTCATCAtcatttcctttgtgttttcactttgtttttggaTAAGTTCCTTTAAAAGGTGTCAGCCTTACCCAGCTGTCGCaaaaaggaagatggaaaaggTTTCCTATCCACCCTAGGACTTGAGATTTTCTGTGTCCTAGGATGGTGGCACTAGGAAATGGCAGTGTCAGAACACAAGGTAGGTGACATTTCAGGAGAGGCAAGGAGATGGCTACTATAGCTGTCCTTTCCTCCCTGGAGATCCCCTTTTCTCTGCTCAGACCTTGGGAAGTTATTGTTTGGTTTCATGACTCCCTTATTTGGAGACCAGGCTCCCTCCAGAAGGGTACTATAATCCAAGTGGCCATTTCCACACCTTACCAAGTTCTCACCCATGTTGGGCAATATCCCAGTAGCCTCCTTAGGGCCTCCCTTGAAAGCAGTGCTTTCCTAACCCCTCCTTACCTTGTGTCCCCACCAGTGCCAAGGCCAGGCCTCCTCGTCCCTCCCCGCGAAGGGAACTCAGCTGCCCATGGAGACGGCTCACAGCCTGGAAACTGTTCTCATCCTCCAGGCTGAAGACGAAGATCACAGCATCTGCCCAGCCTGAGAACTTGCGGGGAGTGAGGGAGCAAATGGAAAGTCAGACAGGTCTACTCCTCTGGACCCAATCCAGATGAAGACCTGGGAAACCAGAGCCCTCTCCTTTGGCCAGTGCTGACCCCAGCCAGCCTgtcccccaccacctccaccctcaCCTTGGCATCAGGTGCCCCAGCTTCCTCTCGGATTAGCACCAGATGTGTCTGTCCATCCACCAACATTTCTTTCTTGTACTGCTCACCTGTCCAGAAGAGTTGGAAGGGGTAACAGGTCAGAGGTGACAGGTCACCAAACCTCCCCATGCTCCCAGTGCTTTTGCTATTATGGCCTCATCCTTCCCCCCTGGTCTCCACACCTGCCTAATCATTGATCTCACTCCTGGATCCCTGACCCCAATGGTTAGCTTACTATGGCTCTTCAGAACTCACTCTCTGTCTTCTCCAGCACCTGGTATGAGCCAGTCAGGAATCGGTGGATGAGCGATGACTTCCCACTCCTGGCATCGCCCAGCACACCCTGAGGGCAAGGTTGTGGAGCAGAAATTGTGGGATATAAGAGAAGGCAGGATGCATGGGTCTGGACACTCCAGAAAACCCAGAGAGATAAGTCATCCAAGCAGGACCCTACAGGGCCTGGATGACAGTCATTCCAGAGAGAGCAGTTGGGAGGATCAGAGCAGCTGGGGGGATCAGAGCAGTTGGGAGGATCAGGGCATGAGTGTGGTAAGAAATGATCCCAAGCTCAAAGTGGAGCACGAGCTGAAGAATGTCAGCAATTCAGTACCAGCTTTTTTGTGTGTTGGGTTGTTTAGAAAACATACTagatatgttgtgtgtgtgtgtctctgtgtgtgtgtgtttgtagcaTGTCACAGCTCTAGGCACTAGTTGGAAAACTTTACCCAATTCTAGGCAGTACAACATGAAGGCCAAAGGGCAGATACCAGAAATGAGAAGCCTGGAGGAGGACCATGAACAAACAGGAAAAAGGGGATGGCTGCATAAAGACTAGATAGGAAAAACTTGTGAGGAGGCTGTAGCAAACCCCATGTTGGTGCTATGAAGGCAGACTCTCAGGAGAACTGGAAAACGATTCCCTAttcccaaagagagagagagagagaaggagaggtgaAGGGAGAGAGCTGAGAGTGCAGTGGGTGGGAGGTCAGCCTTCCCTATAGGCAAGGGGACTGGGTTACCTACCAGGCGCAGTTCAGGAATGGAGCGGCTCAAAGTCCATTCCTGGCTATTGATCACAGCCTCTGTAACGGGAGAAGGGCAGTAAGAGGGGAGGCTCCTGGCTCAGAAGGACCCCCAACACTGAGccacccctcctccctctgcaGCTTTCCAACCCCCCCCCAACCCTGCCTGCACTGGAGAGGTGTGTGCAACAGACAGGTTTGAGGGTGGTCCCCAGGCCTCCCATCCCAGCCACTCTCCCCCAGCTGTTGCTGCCGCTCAGTGGTTGCTTAGCAACGGAGCTAGCAAGACAAAAATACTTCAGTTGGCATCTCCCTTAAAGCACATCCCCAAACGCGGGTCCTGGCCCCAGACAGGGAGACCAGGGCTCTGACAGTGGCAGGTTCTTCCCTCTGGAAAAAGAATAGAAGAGGAGCTCCTCCCTAACCCACTGGTTCCCAGGGCAGACCCTGGGAGGAGGTGCTGAAACACAGAAGAGAGTGTGTCTTCCCCAACCTCCATTCCACAGGAGAGAAACTGAGGTGAGGGGTTTCCCTCCCCTTCTTCAAGGTCAACGGCACTGTAGCCCTGGACCCCTCCCCACAGCCCAAGGGAAAGAGCTAGGATTTTCCTATGCCTCCATCTCCCACACCCTCCCCACAAACGCCCTCCAAAAGAACTGTGGGGAAGGGCTCCATCGCCTGGCCGAGAGAAGCCACAGGCCCGGGGGAAAGGATGCTCCTTCCGCCAGCCAGGTCCAGCCCCCGCGCCTGACACCGGCCGGACGTTCCCGGGGCGCCGCAGCTGCGGCGGGAACTCTGGGATCCGGAGCCATCTGCTCCCACCCGCTCCGGAGCCAAACCCCGGGGGCCGCCTCCGCTCCCGGACCCGCCTCCTCTCCCGGGAGTGTGAGCCGAACCAAGAGTCTCCTGCCTATCTCCTCCAGTaggaaaatagtaataataatagacaCCCTGCCCCCGTAAAAAACACTACCTTCCCCGTACCGCCTCCCAAGTCTCCCGGGGTACGGATTGCCTTTGCAGCAGTTCCGCCCCACCTGACTCACTCCAGGGTCAGCCCCGGGTGGGTTTCAATGCGGctctggggagggggtgggcagTGGGGGAAGTGAGGCTTCCTATCCGCCCCCTCTCACTTCACATTTAAATATTCTGCACGTTCCAGCCCCCGCGGACTCGCGTACCGCCCAATCCGCCTTCACCGCACGAAAAACATCACTAGCCTGCTCTCAGCCCAGGGGACGACTAGTCCCTGGCGAGAAGCTGCCTGCAAGGTCACTGTCATGCCACCTGCCCCAAGTGctcaggggaaactgaggcttcctCATCCCCTTCACCTTCAACGTCGCTCTAAACACGGCAAAGCCCCGTTTCCATGCTCCCAGAGTTCAGCTGAGGCTGGAAGTGGGGTCCTGGGCTTCTCTGGGAGCAATTTTCTAGTCACTCTGATCAAGGACGTTACTTTCCCAGAAAGCTCTGAGGCTGAGTCCCTCTGAAATCAAGTCCTTTCTCCTGTCGCACAATGTAGCTACTCGCCCCGCTTCAGGACTCCTATTCTTTGCCCCAATCCTTGACAGAGGGGTGAGCTTGGTTCATCCGCCCACCCCAGAGAAAAGCTTCCCTAGTTTCCTGGACCTCGCTCCTCCACCCCAAGCTGAGCATTCCAGGTACCCTTCCCTCCCTGTTCTCAAGCCCTGACTCAACTCACTAGGGGAAGCGCGGAGCTCGGCGCCCAGCAGCTCCCTGGACCCGCTGCCAGAAGACAGGCTGGGGGGTCCGGGAAGGGGCCCGGAGCCAGGAGGCCCTCCTGTGCTCTTGGTGAAGATGCCGCTGATAAACTTGAGCATCTTGCGGTCACGAGTGGATGCTCGGCCCCCCTCCCGGCCCCGTTTCAGCCCCGGAGCTGGAGGCTCCAGAGTGATTGGAGGTGCAGGCCCGGGGGGCTGCGCGGAAGCAGCGGTGACAGCAGTGGCTGGACTCGGAGTTGGTGGGAGGGTTAGCGGAGGAGGAGAGCCGGCAGGCGGTCCCGGATGCAAGTCACTGTTGTCCAAGGTCTTACTCTTGCCTTTCCGAGGGGACAACTTCCCTCgggctccagccccagccccgacCCCACCAGAGGTCGAAGCTGTAGAGCCCCCTcccccggcggcggcggcggtggcggcggcagAGACCGAAGCTCCAGTCCCGGCGCTGCTCTTTGACCCCTTGACCCTGGGCTTGCCCTCGCTTTCGGGCCATGACAGGCGGCTACCCGCGCCCTTGCCCCCGCCGGCTTTGGCTCCACTCGTGGTCACGGTCTTGCAAGGCTTGGGAGCCGGCGGAGGAGGCGCCACCTTGAGCCTCCGGCTGCCGGTGCCAGGGTGCGGAGAGGATGAGCCAGGGATGCCGCCGCCCGCCCGGCCTTCGGGCTCCGGGCCGCCCCAGCTCGGGCTGCTGAGCAGGGGGCGCCGGGAGGAGGTGGGGGCGCCCCCAGGCTTGGGGTCGGGGCTCAGTCCCCCGGAGAGCGGGGGTCCCGGAGGGACGGCCCAGAGGGAGAGGCGGCGGCCGGGAGCGGGGGAGACTGGGCGGGCCGGACTGGCCGGAGCCGGGGACAGGGCTGGGGGCTCCGCGCCCCCGGTGCCCGCGCTGCTCGTGCTGATCCACAGCGCATCCTGCCGGTGGAAGAGACGTTCGTGCCGCTTCTTGCCCGGCTCCTCCGCGCCTCGGGGGCTGCCAGGATCCCCAGTCTCGGAGCCTCTGGCACCGGCGGCGCCGGCCGCGGCCGCAGACGGAGAAGGCGGCGGCGGAGGCACCGACTCGAGCTTAACCAGGGTCAGCGAGATGAGGTAGGTCGTTGTCCGGCGCTGAAGCGCGCCCGCGCCCCGGCTCATGGGGCCCGGAGACCCCcgagctggggaggggaggggactcCCCCGGACTGCCTCAGGGGGGCCCGGCCATGGGGCCGCCCTGCTCGCTGCCCCCAGCCCCCGGACCCCGCTGAGCCCCCGGCCCGGCTCCGCTGTcgccgccgcctccgccgccTCCGCTTGCGCCCCCCTCCCATCACATGGGGCGCCCCCTCCCCATGCTCCCCGCCCTGCGCCCCCACCCTCTTGGAGCCCCGGGACCTTGGTGCTGCTCCAGGGAGGCGCGCCGGACCGTCCACCCCGGCCTGGGTGGGGGCGCTGAGATGGGTGGGGGAGGGCGGGGAGGACAGTAGTGGGGGCaaatgggggagagagaggaaaagggagcAGAAAAGGGGACCGGAGGCTAGGGGAAACGAACCTGTGCGGGGGAGGCAGGGGCGGGGAATTGGGACTCAAGGGACAGGGGCCGCGGATGCGGTCGGAAAGAGGGTCTAGAGGAGGGTGGGAAGCTAGTGGGGCTGGCCGTGCGGGGGATTCGCAGGGGCGCGGGGAGGATGCTGGGGATGGAGATACAGGAGGCGGCGGGGGAGGAAAGAGGGAACGGGAGGTGGGTGGGAACCCACGGGTCTGGGgtctgggaggggaggggcgtGAGATCCGGGCGAAGAGTCCGGGGGCCTCGCCTGGGCTCGGCTTGGTCCGGATGCGCGCTGTGTCCGGGCGCTCCCCTCACATTGAGGAGGAGGCGGCCCCCAGGCCCCCCCACCCTATCTCCCCCCCACCTTTTCTCCACCAGCACCGATGTCTGCGAGGGCGGTGCAAAATCCAGGGCTGGATTTCTCTCCCAAATCCTGGGCTGGATTTCCTGGGACTTGGACTCACCTCCTCCAACAACCTAGCCCCCTCCTCTCGCGCACCAAGGTTAGGAAGCGCGATTGTGAGGTATGGCATTTAGGGATAAGGGTGAAAATCGATCTATTGGGTGGACAGGGGCCGCGGTAAACAGAGCAAACCCAGGGTCACTGCCAATTCTGGGGAAGATGAAGTGGGAAAGTGGGGGCCCTGAAATCCCTTCCCCCAGGATCTCTTGTCTCCCCCAGGTACCTGGACGGTTCCCGTTCTCATGACCCAGCTCCCTTTCCCACTCACACCACCACATTTAATACTTTGACGGGGCCAAGACTTGAGCTCGACTGTCCCAAAGTGAACTTGGAAAATGTTCCCCAGGGATGGGGACAAACATGGAACTTAGCAGGgtaggagagaagggagagatctGAGTGCTGGAGGAGCCCAGGCCACAGGGTAAGTCAAAGGCTCCAGCtctaggaggagggagaaggatgtGTCTTAGACTGATACCCCCCCATGCCAAAATGCATCCAGTCTCCATAGCAACCGTAGCTCCAAGAGTGCCTCAGAAACAGCGGGCAGAAGCAGAGAGGAATCCGTGTGTATGGTGGGTAGGGGACCAACCGCGGGATGCTGAATTAGTGGAGGCACTGCCCTGACACCTGGCTACCCACAGGTGGAGGATTTCACTCCCCAAGTATAAGGACCCTTCAGTTGAGGCAGTGAGAGCCGGCCTCTTCAGGGTTCCCTTTCAGTCTCCTGAGGTTTGCTGAGTGGGATTCTTTCAGAAGATTAAAGAGGAGGCAGGCAGAGTGAATGGAAACCGTCTGCTCCGTGTCCCCCACCCCTCTAGGGGTCTTGGAGTTCAAGGCTCTCTATCCTCCAGCCAGGTGAGAATCCTGAAGTGGTTAGGCCAAAGTGGAAAAGAGGTTGAGACCCCTTGGGGGTGGGGTAAGATGGGCGAAGGAAGGTCTCTCTGCAGCCTTGGAGACCCCTTCCCGGGACTTGGGGAGTCACAGCAGTCCCCTGATTTGGCGTCCCACCCTCCTGACGCAGCTGAGACTATAATAAGTGCTGCCGTGGGCGGCTCTTGGAGGCAGGAGCCCGCAGCGTGCTTGGCCTGGTGGGGGGCTGAGGGTGGGGGGGCTGAGCCAGGATGCCAGGAGCCCTTTGTTCTCCCAGAGGCCTGTATCCAATCCCTCCAATGTTCTGTCCTGGGGCTCAGcagtttctccctccctccctacagAACCAAGATGACACCATCCCCAGGACAGGAGACCCTTCAGTAGTGTTTTTTGATGGAGAGGGTGAAGGAGAATTGTTGGCTCTGGCTTAAACTTCCCTCCTTTGATGGCCTCGGTTTTCCTTTATGTTCAATGGGAACAGAATACTAATTCTTAGAGAAGGAGTAAAACAAATCACTTATGAGGAGTGAAGCCTTCTCAGGGATTTCCACCTCcacccctcctcaccctcctccctctccagAGCTAAGCACAGCTTTTCTGCCTGGCCTAAACCGCTCttctcctttattattattatcattattatttttgagaggggTGGGGCTTAGAGTTTCTCCCTAGGAGGCCCCATGGCCCACTCCCCCTTGGTCTGCCTTTCCAAACACTAAGGCTGTCAGGGGAAGCTTCAGGTGTAGTTCCTGGCAAAGGGTATGGGACAGGAGGTGAGAGGGGCACTAGCCTCCGAAGAACAATGGGAAGGGGATCATCAGACTGTCCCACTAGGCATCCAAAGCAAGCTGTTCCTTCCCCAAGTTATACTCTGGTGTACTAGCAGAGAGGTCTGGCAGGAGGTGTCCTTGAGGGAAAGAATGATCTCTTGACAACCACCCAGGTAGGCAGGTAACAATGGAGAAGACTGAAATGGCTGGAAGAGATCAGGATATGATGGAAGAAGTGTTTCCACCAGACACCTTTCATGAGCAAAGAAGGCTGCTTTTGTTAGCTCTTTGCTGCATCAGAGGTGAATGGAATGACAGCGAGCTGGAACAACCTCCAGTTCCACCAGTTCCTCAGTGGTAGGGCCTTGTGGATGGAGAGAAGCTGTTCCTGCCAGGGCTCCACCACAGGACTGAAGCCTGGGGTGGGCAGGAGGATGTGGCGGATGGTGTTGCCATGGCAGCATTTCCTCCCTGTGTTGTCATCACTTGCTCTAATGGCACTAAGGAGGTAGAGCGGAAGGTGTGTGGGGGGAAGACAGGAACAGGagcaaggggaggagaggggaccAAGAAGAGTTCTGGGGACCTATCTGCACTTTGGCTCTGCAGAGCATAGTGTGTGAGAGTTAGTATGCGCTTGGGAGCCTGAGATTCTCTGCATGGTGTACTTCaatgtgcatgcgtgtgtgtgtgtgtgtatgtgtgtgcatgtgtttctcTCTACAGCTGGAGAACAAGAGGTCACTGATCCTTTGTGGGTCCTGGGAATGAACTCATTATCCAGTCCCAGAACCTGCTGCCCCAGACTGCTTCCTGCTCTGGACTCCCCAGGCAGGGAACAAGTCTACCATGAGTCTGTCACAGCCTATCTTCCCCATGCTCACACATTTCTTCATTGCCAAGAAGGTCAGCTCAACAGGGACCTGTATTTTGATCTCCTGGGAGAAGGATCAgagcagggaaagagaaagaatgataCCTCCCATGTCTTTTTCCATCCTCCCTAAATGTATTCTTTCCCAGAGTCCCATCTTGGGGACTAGGAAGTAGCTGACTGGGAATTGATATATGATACAGCTAAACCTTCTATGCACCTGCTAGTCCCTGATACACCCAAGTTGAGGGCTGACCTTTCTCTTACCTCGAATGCTGTCCAATGAGGCCTGGATGCTGTCCTGGAGTTCGGGGTCGTCCACCCTCTCTGCCAGCTTCCTGAGGCGGTTTAGAGCCTGCTTGGCCACCTCATGTCGTCTGACTTCTGCTCTCACTGCAGCTACAACGAACTGCCTCTGGGCATGCATGTTGCCCAGACCTGTCTTGCCAGGCTAACAACCACCTCTGGCCCTGAGGCCCATGGCCCTACAGCCCCCAAACCTCAGAAGGCCCCTTCTGCTGTGCCCAGAACTCCCCGCCCCTGCCCGCCCTTCCGTCTGTCGACCTCACTTCCTGACTGGTGAGTTTCAAACCCACAGCCTGGGACAGCACTACCTCCTGCACCTCCCACCCCCTCTAGTGTTGGCCCATCAACCCTGCCAGCCAGTCCCTGCTATGATTTCCCAGCCAGGTGGATGGAGAAATCTTAACAGTGTCCCAGGGCCTCCTGTGGGAGGTGGCTAATTAAGATGGGTGTTGGTTCTGGGAGA
This sequence is a window from Homo sapiens chromosome 12, GRCh38.p14 Primary Assembly. Protein-coding genes within it:
- the AGAP2 gene encoding arf-GAP with GTPase, ANK repeat and PH domain-containing protein 2 isoform PIKE-A (isoform PIKE-A is encoded by transcript variant 2), coding for MHAQRQFVVAAVRAEVRRHEVAKQALNRLRKLAERVDDPELQDSIQASLDSIREAVINSQEWTLSRSIPELRLGVLGDARSGKSSLIHRFLTGSYQVLEKTESEQYKKEMLVDGQTHLVLIREEAGAPDAKFSGWADAVIFVFSLEDENSFQAVSRLHGQLSSLRGEGRGGLALALVGTQDRISASSPRVVGDARARALCADMKRCSYYETCATYGLNVDRVFQEVAQKVVTLRKQQQLLAACKSLPSSPSHSAASTPVAGQASNGGHTSDYSSSLPSSPNVGHRELRAEAAAVAGLSTPGSLHRAAKRRTSLFANRRGSDSEKRSLDSRGETTGSGRAIPIKQSFLLKRSGNSLNKEWKKKYVTLSSNGFLLYHPSINDYIHSTHGKEMDLLRTTVKVPGKRPPRAISAFGPSASINGLVKDMSTVQMGEGLEATTPMPSPSPSPSSLQPPPDQTSKHLLKPDRNLARALSTDCTPSGDLSPLSREPPPSPMVKKQRRKKLTTPSKTEGSAGQAEEENFEFLIVSSTGQTWHFEAASFEERDAWVQAIESQILASLQCCESSKVKLRTDSQSEAVAIQAIRNAKGNSICVDCGAPNPTWASLNLGALICIECSGIHRNLGTHLSRVRSLDLDDWPRELTLVLTAIGNDTANRVWESDTRGRAKPSRDSSREERESWIRAKYEQLLFLAPLSTSEEPLGRQLWAAVQAQDVATVLLLLAHARHGPLDTSVEDPQLRSPLHLAAELAHVVITQLLLWYGADVAARDAQGRTALFYARQAGSQLCADILLQHGCPGEGGSAATTPSAATTPSITATPSPRRRSSAASVGRADAPVALV
- the AGAP2 gene encoding arf-GAP with GTPase, ANK repeat and PH domain-containing protein 2 isoform X1, with the translated sequence MSRGAGALQRRTTTYLISLTLVKLESVPPPPPSPSAAAAGAAGARGSETGDPGSPRGAEEPGKKRHERLFHRQDALWISTSSAGTGGAEPPALSPAPASPARPVSPAPGRRLSLWAVPPGPPLSGGLSPDPKPGGAPTSSRRPLLSSPSWGGPEPEGRAGGGIPGSSSPHPGTGSRRLKVAPPPPAPKPCKTVTTSGAKAGGGKGAGSRLSWPESEGKPRVKGSKSSAGTGASVSAAATAAAAGGGGSTASTSGGVGAGAGARGKLSPRKGKSKTLDNSDLHPGPPAGSPPPLTLPPTPSPATAVTAASAQPPGPAPPITLEPPAPGLKRGREGGRASTRDRKMLKFISGIFTKSTGGPPGSGPLPGPPSLSSGSGSRELLGAELRASPKAVINSQEWTLSRSIPELRLGVLGDARSGKSSLIHRFLTGSYQVLEKTESEQYKKEMLVDGQTHLVLIREEAGAPDAKFSGWADAVIFVFSLEDENSFQAVSRLHGQLSSLRGEGRGGLALALVGTQDRISASSPRVVGDARARALCADMKRCSYYETCATYGLNVDRVFQEVAQKVVTLRKQQQLLAACKSLPSSPSHSAASTPVAGQASNGGHTSDYSSSLPSSPNVGHRELRAEAAAVAGLSTPGSLHRAAKRRTSLFANRRGSDSEKRSLDSRGETTGSGRAIPIKQSFLLKRSGNSLNKEWKKKYVTLSSNGFLLYHPSINDYIHSTHGKEMDLLRTTVKVPGKRPPRAISAFGPSASINGLVKDMSTVQMGEGLEATTPMPSPSPSPSSLQPPPDQTSKHLLKPDRNLARALSTDCTPSGDLSPLSREPPPSPMVKKQRRKKLTTPSKTEGSAGQAEEENFEFLIVSSTGQTWHFEAASFEERDAWVQAIESQILASLQCCESSKVKLRTDSQSEAVAIQAIRNAKGNSICVDCGAPNPTWASLNLGALICIECSGIHRNLGTHLSRVRSLDLDDWPRELTLVLTAIGNDTANRVWESDTRGRAKPSRDSSREERESWIRAKYEQLLFLAPLSTSEEPLGRQLWAAVQAQDVATVLLLLAHARHGPLDTSVEDPQLRSPLHLAAELAHVVITQLLLWYGADVAARDAQGRTALFYARQAGSQLCADILLQHGCPGEGGSAATTPSAATTPSITATPSPRRRSSAASVGRADAPVALV